Part of the Bicyclus anynana chromosome 3, ilBicAnyn1.1, whole genome shotgun sequence genome is shown below.
GCTATAGTGTTGCCAATGTCATTGTAAAGTTGtgcctgaaataaaaaaaaaatcgagctaataccattttttttttcggggaAGACTATTagggggcggggatcgaaccactgcCTCTCGTTAATGAGTCGGTCCCTATACCGTTGAGCTTTTGAAACTTAAATAGGTCATACCATAAATTACAATGCTTTCTAGAATTAAGATTTCAATACTAGAAGTAGCAATAGCAATGCTGGCAAATGAAAAATCATGTTTAATTGCTCATCTAAACTTCTCTAtcaaatgtaatgtaatatttttaaatcatttgtTTATTATGTTACGACAATATGACGATCCAGTTTTACTTAAGTAGTTACTAATTACTTACTGCACGTTAAGTGTTGAAAGATTTTCGTTTGTCGAACAAAAAGTAAGCACTTGACTTATCTCATTAATAATTGTATCTCACTAATAGTTGTATCTCAGTGTACAAATCATGAGtcactaacattataataagTGGCAGTGAATTTACGTTCCACAAAATGACGTGatcgtaaaatgaaaatatcattCATCGTCATGTCGCAGGACACACGTGAATCGCAGAAGTTGTGTTAACATATCcacagtaggtatatttattaaatttttcatcatcattagcaacctatattcagctcactgctgagcacgagacttctctcagaatgacatgggttaggccaatagtcagtgatatttaatttcttaaaatgcacacaactgaaaaatgagaggtgcatgccccggactggattcaaacccggtccggaatctgaggcagaggtcatatccactgggctatcacggctcactatgTTGTATAGTGTTGTATATATATGCTGGTATGGTATGCTCAATTATTTGGAACCTTACAGCAGTTATAGTGCGTTTGGCCTCAGAAGAATAGTTTCAACTCTCAATAAAAGGTGTGAGGTAGATGATTCTATTACTTTTTAGAGTCCTGTTTTGTTTGGGAGATtgatttataattgtatattatactGACCTGTAAATACCACGTGTGCAAAAGCCGCGCTTGAGCCCCGACCTTGGAAAAGTTCTCCTTGACAGTGTCGAGAGCTTCACAGCACGACTGCATCACCTGGGCGCGCGCCTCGCCCGCCGGCGGGGCCGTCGCTACCCGACATTTTGTGTACAGAAGAGTACCTTCCAGGAGGAAAACATGtatctattactaatattatagaggttaAATTTGTAATGTTGTATGGGAATCTcagaccgtgatagcccagtggatgtgacctctgcctcagattccggagggtgtgggttcgaatccggttcggagcatgcacatccaacattacagttgtgtgcattttaagaaattaaatatcacgtgtctcaatcgttgaaggaaaacatcgtgaggaaacctgcataccagagagatattaattctctgcgtgtgtgaagtctgccaatccgcattgggccagcgtggtggactattggccttacccctcttattctgagaagactcgagctcagcagtgggccgaatatgggttgatgacgtatcaTGGCTCTCATGTGAGTGTCAATATTGGTAAATATATGTGAACTATCGCCTCACCAATTCACCAACGTAAATATGGCAAAAAATTACCTCTCGCCAAATCGTAGATGCTTCCATGCTCCATAATCAAAGGCAACACCTTCCTCACCAGAGCCAAAGCATTTTTCGTACAGCCCATATGAAGCTGGACATTGGCTATGTGCATTTCCGCCGTAGCCGCGAGGTAATGCAGATGGTACTTCCTCGCTAGTGATAAAGCTTCATTCAACAACATTATATTGGTAGACCGGATGGTGCTGAACGTGTGTTGGACCTCTGACATCATTATCATGGCTTTCAACCTCAAGGTCATGAAATGTAGACTATCGTCTTCTGTTTTGCAATAGTCCAGAATATCGTGTAAAGCCTCCAGAGCGTCGGTTGCGTCCCCTTTCAGGAAATACATTTCTGCTTTTAAAAGTTGACTCTCCCATCGATCGTATGACGCCAATTGGCGTATGTATTGATCTGCTTCTTCCCATTTTGCTGAAAGTACaggttttattatttgataGCTGAGGTTTAaacatttgtgaaaaaattacagTGCCTGtggccatgtggcacgtcgattctctttctacattgGCAAACActtcaaaaatgtatgggaatgacatttgctatgacaggtcacgtgatcaagttgtcaatcggatctgtcattcccatacatttttttagtttttagcgTTAAcgttagaaagagaatcgacgtgccacatgcaTACAGGCCGTGCCACATGCATTAGGAGAGatatttggagcttagacctactACACAGATCGGAAGGGTGATATTTTTTGACTCAGTAACGATCCTATTTTTGGGTTGGAAGCCCTCTGTCGTCTCGGAAATTAGCTGCGGATGTCGCTACGCGCAGGTAGTACATAAAGTAGGTACGCTAAAATCAAGACGTGAGGCGATAGGTTGGGGCTGATGCACTGCTGCTTTACCGCTGATACCTATAATTCTGTATTGCGCATCTTTACGCACGATAAGGtgttaaatgttaatattaGATAAAAGTACCTAgtcgaaaataaaaatgtggcaaatattACCAGCTCTGAGCGCAGCAGAGGCTTGGTGTTTGGCGATAGCGGAGCGAACCTGTGGGGCCACGAACAGAGCGGCGAGTGCGGTAGCTAGGTGGGTTCGGCCGCGCCACGCCGCTGCGCACAatgcgcccgcgcccgccgcgcccatAGGACCCGACGCGCCCACGCCCTCCGACCACTGCCAAACGCTACCGTTGCCCACGTTACATTCTGCAGgcaaataagtattattacttAGAATGATTACATAATTCGTCTATTTGGATTTTTATTACCAACCTTCAATAACTTACGTAAGTAGGTTTTTTAAACGTAGAcgtaataataaaatgtcataattatcaTATTCTGAGAGTATATAAACTAATAGCTATAGCTATATCTAATATTTGCAAACGATTCGGCAAGGGAGGTGAACATATAGTTATTAGGCAAAGAAAGACATTGCAATTTTTACTAGGTAGTTACTCCAAGTTCTTAATAATTTGGAGtaacaataaaaactatttttttaaggtCATAGTTGGCGGGCTTATAAAATACTTACTTGTGTTTAAATTAAGTAGGAGCTGGCAATTGACAGACGCCATTTCAGTCTTTCCATAGAGGCCCCACAGAGCAGCCGTGTTCGACAGACCCGCCATAGTCAAATCAGTCATGGAGTGGAGATAATTTATAGAATCTCCTTTGGtaataatctataataaaaatacctaaattattCCCTCTATTCACATTGATGTAGACCCACTGCAAGCCATTCTTTATCTCAATTTATCAATTTACGATATAGGTAAATGcaccttatttaaatttttccatCATCTTATTAGACGATTAGATGATGACGTAAAAACACAAAAGATACATTTCTACGAAAAAACCATTTCCGTGATATAGTTATCGTATGGTCGTAAAACAGCtcccattttaaattatttatcgtCAAAATCTTCATTAAAGCAAGCGATGTTGCGGGCAAAAGGTGGTAGAAGTACCTTTGTAGAAAGTAGTTTATTTATctaggtataggtataggtatactAGATTTGCACCATCAAACTAATGATCAAGTcgtttaacaacaaacaaattgacatgcgttttctaagTTACATAAACAGTGCATGCCATCCGCTATAGTGAGGCCATACTCGATGGCTTCAGTATAGCGGGTGGCATCCGCGCTCTGAAACGTGCTGACCTGGAAGACGTCGGCGGGGCGCGCGGCGTTGACGGCGGCGTGCTGCGCCATGAGCTgcacggcggcggcggcggcgcgcggcgggcgcggcacGCGGGCCAGcagcgcggcgcggcgcgcgcgcccgccTGCCAGCGCGCCCCACGCCGCCGCGTGCGCCAGGCACGCGCCGTCCGCCGCCTCCTGCGCCACCGCCAGCGCCTCGCGCACGCCCTCCATCGCCACCGACCTCCCCACAGACACATATCAGCATCAACTTTGGCACAAACTGACAAAAACATGctgtgagctgtgatagcccagtggatatgacctctgcctctgattctggagggtgtgggttcgaatgcggtccggggcatgcacctccaacttttcagttgtgtgcattttaagaaattaaatatcacgtgtcccaaacggtgaaggaaaacattgtgaggaaacctgcataccagagaattttaataagtaatatgTATCATTATCTATTTTCAATAGTCCACTACAGTCCTCCTTTCATACAAGACAGGGCATATTAATATTCAGATAAAATCATTCCGAAATGAAAacatacttttagcagactcagaagtggataataaaaataaaaaaccaatgtcgaacaaagattatgattcacaacatttgtcccGATAACTTAATTATCAAATCACactataaccaaaataagaccctagaatgccagaatgaccttgagtggagtcacgcacgatgtgtgtagggttaaaggcgcctttgacagttaactaacactctccttttccactctcccgcctatcccaagtaccccataaagaattacacgacAAGAaacgtggacggctcgaacgccacgagcatactgaagccaacCGTAAGACGAGCGCAAGTCGTtgccgccaaccgatcgctacccctctctaaatccctactctttacggaaacaagtcgcgccacctaacatcggcacgagccaacacgtcatagagcgacgtcatatccgtctcagactactatttcttacaaTACGTTATTTTATTCTCTTACAATATTTGATATTAGGTATATGAATTACTTACTTGTGACCAAACTGAGTATGCATGGCCGCTCGATTGAGCGCCGCATAGCGGAAGTTCTTATTTCTGTCATTAGACACGTTCCCGTTGCCACACATGTTAAACACGGCTCGATCGAAACAATTGTATAGAGAATCCTGTGCACCACTGAACTCTTTCATCCTgatacaattcaaaaaacttAGGAAATGCTGAAAGAAGTTtacatacaattaaaataacatttaaatttttgattgttGTGTGGTAGAACTAAGATTCACCACACCCAAAACTTCTACTTGATGTGACTTTATTTTTCTTCATAATGTTTATACCTTTAAAGCTCTTCAATGTTTCAATAAACTATTCTGCTATTTGGGACGGAGACAAATCTAACAAAAGTCGGAAACAAGTCAAAGATAATATAAATCGATCCAAaagatattatttaactagcCCTGGCACAGACTTAGGTATATTTGAGTTGCCCAAATGcttttttctgtaaataaagtaaatcagGAATAGCACAAGGCTACCTTTTTCCCAAAAACGATGAACAATATCAAGATGACAAGAACAATAtcatgggaacgagaactacttGGATTGAATCAAAGTACaaatagcttggcaaattcgttcgtaacactccagatggtccgcgggggccgggaagCGTGTAGTGATGACAGATAAACCCATAACTGATGCACCCAACATCCAGGCTctaccccgcgcgcacgacttcacagcACGCAATCCTTCCCTCCCCGTCGGTCAACAACGAATtgttttataaagctgaagagtttgtttgtttgattgaacgcgctaatctcaggaactactggtccgatttgaaaaattctttgagtgttgatagcccatttatcgaggaaggctataggctatatattatccccgtattcctaagggaataggaaccacacgggtgaaaccgcgcggcgtcagctagtgtacaaATACATGTCGCGGCAGGGCTTTATGACCTTCGCAATTCGGCGTGTTACAATTTCACAGCGGCTGGACGTTAAACGTCTGCGtctactgatccgcatcgtactcATATTGGACGCATTGCATTAAACGGATTTGATTATTCTTTGTACAGAAATTCATAcaaatgcgtccactgatccgcatcgtacattgatgcgtccgatacgtacgatgcaatctgtggacgcctactatTAACGCGAGTAAACGAGTATGAAAGTAGATAAGCATTTAACACTggtaataatttttctttttgttattctgcgtagtaataatagggcttaacatttaaaatgtttatttcattgatagGTACTTACAATATCAGGATATTCTGGCAAATCATTTATAATTTGCATGATTGTTTTTTGCAACTGTTTGGGTTGCATagcttttttttcattaatttgcaATAAATTAGCTTGTTGCGCTGTAAACAGTTCCGCCTGTTTCCTGGACCATTGGCATTCTTCAAAACTGCTGCAATTTTAAGGCAAAAAGcactttaaaa
Proteins encoded:
- the LOC112058604 gene encoding anaphase-promoting complex subunit 5, giving the protein MELGNENIDFIKLINIKGYVDNITPHKIAVVAFIREYGLLKIEAKDMIDCTMAPKYRKDFCILALKLIQCPDMEFKEMEALLTDGRYNLLSVHLQNFCVRLQNIYVNGINALTDCVTSTIDKLMIDQSETNPCVITRCSVLGFYLRRIMLYLDKLSFVQVASLYKAFCIYYQKGTPGLMMRSLSKEKLNNVEGQASTSHAASEEAKQQELFIKINIFDRDNSFEECQWSRKQAELFTAQQANLLQINEKKAMQPKQLQKTIMQIINDLPEYPDIHFLSFLNCIRMKEFSGAQDSLYNCFDRAVFNMCGNGNVSNDRNKNFRYAALNRAAMHTQFGHKSVAMEGVREALAVAQEAADGACLAHAAAWGALAGGRARRAALLARVPRPPRAAAAAVQLMAQHAAVNAARPADVFQIITKGDSINYLHSMTDLTMAGLSNTAALWGLYGKTEMASVNCQLLLNLNTKCNVGNGSVWQWSEGVGASGPMGAAGAGALCAAAWRGRTHLATALAALFVAPQVRSAIAKHQASAALRAAKWEEADQYIRQLASYDRWESQLLKAEMYFLKGDATDALEALHDILDYCKTEDDSLHFMTLRLKAMIMMSEVQHTFSTIRSTNIMLLNEALSLARKYHLHYLAATAEMHIANVQLHMGCTKNALALVRKVLPLIMEHGSIYDLARGTLLYTKCRVATAPPAGEARAQVMQSCCEALDTVKENFSKVGAQARLLHTWYLQAQLYNDIGNTIARNHCAWMYRQLETQHPAEPFNMLHIMY